A region of Deltaproteobacteria bacterium DNA encodes the following proteins:
- the aroC gene encoding chorismate synthase — translation MSSANSFGSRFILTSFGESHGLALGAVIDGMPAGIEWNELLLQKQLERRRPGTSNIVSGRSEADDPEVLSGVYNGKTLGTPIAIIIRNRDARSIDYEAIAKNPRVGHADDLWRAKFGHSDPRGGGRSSGRETVARVIGGAVALMLIKAIAPKICIKGFASHIGPYSLDEKEKALVSSIEPDGFIARFPSESKCKDIEKLLIEAKTKGLSYGGVAEVWIDGLPAHLGQPVFHKLKADLASAFMGVGATSSFELGDGFEATKTEGSFFHRLGQAESYGGIRGGISTGERIILRTGFKPTSSVLNVAKVGRHDPCIVPRAIPVLEAMAALVLADHILWARQDQINRI, via the coding sequence ATGAGTTCGGCAAATAGTTTTGGCTCACGATTTATTTTAACAAGTTTTGGTGAAAGCCATGGGCTTGCCCTGGGTGCTGTCATTGATGGTATGCCTGCCGGTATCGAATGGAATGAATTACTTTTGCAGAAACAGCTTGAGCGTCGGCGTCCTGGGACGTCCAATATTGTTTCCGGCCGAAGTGAAGCTGACGATCCCGAAGTCCTCAGCGGCGTTTACAATGGAAAAACGCTTGGTACCCCAATCGCGATCATTATTCGAAATCGCGATGCTCGGTCCATTGATTACGAGGCTATCGCAAAAAATCCTCGAGTAGGACATGCCGATGATCTCTGGCGTGCAAAATTCGGCCATAGCGATCCCCGTGGTGGGGGGCGTTCATCTGGCCGAGAAACAGTTGCCCGCGTTATTGGCGGAGCTGTCGCCCTGATGCTTATAAAAGCTATCGCTCCAAAGATTTGTATTAAAGGTTTCGCAAGTCATATTGGACCATATTCCCTAGATGAAAAAGAAAAGGCTCTTGTCTCTAGTATAGAACCTGACGGTTTTATCGCGCGCTTTCCTTCTGAGAGCAAATGTAAGGATATCGAAAAGTTGTTGATCGAAGCTAAGACAAAAGGTCTAAGCTACGGCGGAGTTGCAGAGGTTTGGATAGATGGGCTACCCGCTCATCTTGGGCAGCCCGTTTTTCACAAATTGAAAGCAGACCTAGCCAGCGCATTTATGGGCGTCGGTGCGACCAGCTCCTTTGAGCTGGGTGACGGATTCGAAGCCACGAAGACAGAGGGTTCATTCTTTCACCGCTTGGGGCAAGCAGAAAGCTATGGCGGCATTCGTGGTGGGATCTCTACCGGTGAGCGTATCATCCTTCGCACTGGTTTCAAGCCGACATCGAGCGTGTTGAACGTAGCAAAAGTCGGACGTCATGATCCATGTATTGTTCCACGTGCCATTCCAGTTCTTGAAGCAATGGCGGCCCTTGTTTTGGCCGACCACATTTTGTGGGCGCGCCAGGATCAAATTAATCGGATTTAG